The DNA segment CACGTTGCGCCATCTGTTACAAATGCGCGCCGGGTTGCGCCACACCGAAGCGGGCGATCCCCCGTATGATTCATCCGAAGTCCGCATGTTGTTCCTTGATGGGCGCGATGACATGGCCAAATGGGCGAAAGAGCAACCGTTGGAAGCCGAACCGGGTGAACGGTTTGAATATTCGTCCAACACCACCGTAATTCTGGCCGATATCGCCGCACGCGCTCTTACCGAAAGCGATGATCCCGTGGCGCGCCGCGACGCCGTGACAGATTACTTACAAGAGAGATTGTTCGGTCCTTTGGGCATGACCTCCATGGTGCCCGAATTCGACGCGTCCGGCACGTTGATCGGCGGCAGTTTGATGCACGCCACCGCACGCGATTGGGGCAAGTTTGGCGAATTCATGCGCGCCAAAGGGCGTGCGCCGGGCGGCGAGCAATTGGTGCCGAGCCGTTGGATCGAGGCGATGGTGGACCCTAGCCCAACCGCGCAACAATACGGATTTCAAACGTGGCTAAACCGCCCCTTGGGGCAGAAAGGCGCCGAGTTTGGTCATCCGCTTTTCCCTGAACGCGCGCCCGCAAACCTGTTCGCTCTGATCGGGCATATGGGGCAATATGTGCTCGTATCCCCAGATCAAGGGGTGACGATGGTCCGTCTGGGCCATTCCACCAGCGCCGAGCGGCCAGAGATGTTGCAACAAGCGGCCGACGTCATCGCTTTGTACCCTGTAGAAGGCGAATAAGAGCGCCCCTTACGCTCAGAGGTGGAACTGCCCCTCAACAACGGTGACGCACGGCCCGCCAAGCCATGCGCGACCACCATCAAGCGTAAGCGCAAGGTCCCCGCCGCGTTCGCTGGCCTGATAGGCCGTGAACTGATTGCGATTCAATTTTGCCGCCCAATAGGGGGTCAAGACCGAGTGCGCAGATCCGGTCACGCTGTCTTCGTCCACGCCGCCGCCGGGTACGAAAACACGGCTCACGATGTCGGTGTTGTCGCCGGGGGCGGTGCAGATGAATTGATCTGTCCCCAGTTTGCCCAGCCCCGCAATGTCGGGCGCAAGGGCGCGCACCGCCGCTTCGTCGGCGAATTCAAACACCGAATAGCCGATATGTTCATCGCCCGATCGATAGGTTGAAATCGGCGTCGCGCCCAACAAGGCCTCGGCTTCGGGGTAGGCGCGCGGAGCGGTCGGGATTGCGGGGAGACCCACTTCGTATCCGGCATCTGCTCTGCGCACTTCGAGGATGCCGGATTTGCGCGTGCGAAACGTCAACCGATCCCCGCCATCGCGCGACAGCAGGATATGCCCGCTGGCCATGGTCGCATGGCCGCAAAGTGCGATCTCATATGTCGGCGTGCACCACCGCAATTCCCAATCGGCCTCTCCGGTCGCATCGCGCACGACAAAGGCCGTTTCGGCGAACAGGTTTTCCGCGCCGATCGCCACCAATTGATCATCCGGCAACCATTCGTCGAGCACCATAACGGCCGCCTGATTGCCGCCAAAGGGCTTCGCGCTGAAGGCATCGACATGCCAATAGGGTATCGTCTTTGTCATGGGGTCATCCTTAGGGGTAAAGCAACGTGTCGGACCAACCGGCATCCGTGCGGGCGAAGACCCGCCGGTCATGCAGGCGATTGTCGCGATCAATCCAGAATTCGATGCGTTCGGGGCGAACGGTAAAGCCGGTCCAATGCGATGGGCGCGGCACTTTACCGACCGCCTCATGTTCGGCCCACATCGCTTTCACGCGGTCCAAATAGTCCTGACGCTGTGGCAAAGGGCGCGATTGATCGCTGGCGGCGGAACCGACTTGGCTGTTGTAGGCGCGCGAGTGGAAGTAGGCGTCGGCGCGTTCCGGCGTTACCTCCTCCAACGGCCCCTCAATACGGATCTGCCGGCGCAGGCTCTTCCAATGGAACAGCAGGCTGGCATGGGCGTTCGCGCGGACTTCTCCGCCTTTGCGGCTTTCAGCGTTGGTGAAGAAGGTGAAGCCGCCTTGAGGTCCCGATTCGCCGGGGCCGTGTCCTTTGAGCAAGACCATGCGCACCGATGGCCGTCCATCCGGCGTCGCCGTTGCCAAAGCCATTGCGTTGGAATCGTTCGGCTCACTATCCCGGGCCAACGCGAACCATTCATCAAACAATGCAAAGGGGTCCGCACCGGCGGGGATCACACTGTCGGCCAATTGCGCCGAATCAAGAGCATCAGGAGAGGTCATGCGTGGCTTTCCTTAACCGCCGTAGCGGCGCAGTGGTATGCCGCCATCGCGGCGGGGTGTTGGTGCGGCTTACACCGAGACATGGACCGCATGTTACACGGTCCAAAGGCCAAAATCTTGGCGCTGTGTATATGGTTGCAAAGGTCTCTTTTCGAAAGGCTTTTAACACGGACGCGCATGACGGCGATCCTTAGAGCGCCGGGACACAGTAGGAAAGCCTGGGCATGATTGCGTGCGCTGCATGATGGAACGCGTAAAAAGCCACTCAATTGATTGGGTTATTGGGGCCGAATGCGACCCAGATCATAGACGTCACACAGCGAATTTGGGGGTCATGGCGGGGCGACCTTCACACGCAGATTCGACGATAAGGTAAATTTTGCTTTCCCGAAATTGCGCAGCACGCTTGCACCTGCCCACCGCCTCACCTAGCTAACACACCATGTCCGACCCTTATCGCACTCTTGGCTTGGCGCGCACGGCTTCCGAAAAGGAAATCAAAAGCGCCTATCGAAAGCTTGCCAAAGAGCTTCACCCTGACCGCAACACCGACAATCCGAAGGCGGCTGAGAAATTCTCGGACGCGACAAAGGCGTATGATTTGTTGTCCGACAGCGACAAACGCGCGCAATTTGATCGCGGTGAAATCGACGCGGAGGGCAATCCTCTCAATCCGTTTGGCGGAATGGGCGGAGCAGGTCGCGGGTTTGGGCGTGGATTTGGCGGCGCTGGCCCCAGACCAGGTGGCCCCGGCGGGTATCGCGACCAAGAATTTGGCGGGTTCGATTCCAACGACATGGATTTGGGCGATCTTTTCGAAGGGCTGTTCGGCGGCCGTTCCAAACAAAACGAATCCACAGGACGGCGCGGATTTGGCGGTGGACGTGGTGCGCCCCCGCCCCCTCTAAAGCGCGGCGCGGATATTCAATATCGTTTGGCGGTGCCGTTCGTTGATGCCGCCTCTGGTCGCGATCAACGCATCACATTGGCCGACGGCAAAGCGATCAATTTGAAACTGCCCGGCGGGGTCGAAGACGGCACACAAATGCGCCTTAAAGACAAGGGGCACAAAGGATCGGGCGGCAATGGCGATGGGATCGTTATGGTCGAAATCGCCGCGCATCCGTTTTTCCGCCGCGATGGAGACAACATTCGGATGGATTTGCCGATCACTTTGAACGAGGCGGTCAAC comes from the Erythrobacter sp. Alg231-14 genome and includes:
- a CDS encoding DnaJ C-terminal domain-containing protein, whose translation is MSDPYRTLGLARTASEKEIKSAYRKLAKELHPDRNTDNPKAAEKFSDATKAYDLLSDSDKRAQFDRGEIDAEGNPLNPFGGMGGAGRGFGRGFGGAGPRPGGPGGYRDQEFGGFDSNDMDLGDLFEGLFGGRSKQNESTGRRGFGGGRGAPPPPLKRGADIQYRLAVPFVDAASGRDQRITLADGKAINLKLPGGVEDGTQMRLKDKGHKGSGGNGDGIVMVEIAAHPFFRRDGDNIRMDLPITLNEAVNGGKVKCPTVDGPVMLTLKPGANGGTVMRLSGKGWTKKSSNPGKGKPVRGDQLVTLEIQMPEDLDGLKEQLGDWNDPATPREKFGL
- the pdxH gene encoding pyridoxamine 5'-phosphate oxidase — encoded protein: MTSPDALDSAQLADSVIPAGADPFALFDEWFALARDSEPNDSNAMALATATPDGRPSVRMVLLKGHGPGESGPQGGFTFFTNAESRKGGEVRANAHASLLFHWKSLRRQIRIEGPLEEVTPERADAYFHSRAYNSQVGSAASDQSRPLPQRQDYLDRVKAMWAEHEAVGKVPRPSHWTGFTVRPERIEFWIDRDNRLHDRRVFARTDAGWSDTLLYP
- a CDS encoding PhzF family phenazine biosynthesis protein codes for the protein MTKTIPYWHVDAFSAKPFGGNQAAVMVLDEWLPDDQLVAIGAENLFAETAFVVRDATGEADWELRWCTPTYEIALCGHATMASGHILLSRDGGDRLTFRTRKSGILEVRRADAGYEVGLPAIPTAPRAYPEAEALLGATPISTYRSGDEHIGYSVFEFADEAAVRALAPDIAGLGKLGTDQFICTAPGDNTDIVSRVFVPGGGVDEDSVTGSAHSVLTPYWAAKLNRNQFTAYQASERGGDLALTLDGGRAWLGGPCVTVVEGQFHL
- a CDS encoding serine hydrolase; the protein is MTFRRPSHIAAAALLPTFVLCAACGEAPAPPPDPLTQEALDAVSEDAGAPKDQIARQIDELFTMEGLGETRAVLVLANGKIAAERYGDGYSSETKFISWSMAKTVTAVLVGMLVADGLLSVDEPAPVPMWQRSGDPRADITLRHLLQMRAGLRHTEAGDPPYDSSEVRMLFLDGRDDMAKWAKEQPLEAEPGERFEYSSNTTVILADIAARALTESDDPVARRDAVTDYLQERLFGPLGMTSMVPEFDASGTLIGGSLMHATARDWGKFGEFMRAKGRAPGGEQLVPSRWIEAMVDPSPTAQQYGFQTWLNRPLGQKGAEFGHPLFPERAPANLFALIGHMGQYVLVSPDQGVTMVRLGHSTSAERPEMLQQAADVIALYPVEGE